A section of the Nitrospirota bacterium genome encodes:
- a CDS encoding DUF2779 domain-containing protein, producing the protein MNELNDPVPTALPKAPRLSKSKFLSGLQCHKRLYLEIHQPFLATKPDAATQAMFEMGTEVGELARSRFAGGVLVTAGYRQTEAALAQTAALIEDLSVPAIFEAAFLHGGVLIRADVLERVPSAEGEPGGWRLIEVKSSTRVKDIHLEDLAVQSEVIQGAGLTLVSVGLMHINTSYLYREGAVDLTELFAIQDLSEAVAQRRAEVPGRLAEMSSMLLQAQAPAIEPDRHCHTPYDCPFWDHCTKDKPDRWIHYLPGAKQIVGQLTEQGVTTIDEIPAGTKLSPVQRRVKENVEWTSAKLGAMLKAVQYPVHHLDFETVMLAVPRFSETRPYQALPVQWSNHIEQVTGELSHEEFLHKDVGDPRRVLAESLLESLGEKGSICVYSPYERSVLEQLAVAIPSLKPALQRIIARLWDLFPIIRDHYYHPDFGGSYSIKSVLPAMVPSLAYDDLAIKEGGHAASQYYRMVFVETDWVERASIEEALLRYCERDTLAMVELRRALQGKAQKQED; encoded by the coding sequence ATGAATGAACTGAACGATCCCGTACCAACTGCTCTTCCGAAGGCTCCGCGCCTCTCCAAGTCGAAATTTCTATCTGGTCTGCAATGTCACAAGCGCCTATACCTTGAAATCCATCAGCCCTTTCTTGCGACCAAGCCGGACGCGGCGACGCAGGCGATGTTCGAGATGGGGACAGAAGTCGGGGAGCTGGCCAGGAGTCGCTTTGCGGGCGGTGTCCTGGTGACTGCCGGTTATCGCCAGACCGAGGCGGCGCTGGCGCAGACGGCGGCCTTGATCGAGGATCTTTCGGTGCCGGCGATTTTCGAAGCGGCCTTCTTGCACGGCGGAGTGCTGATTCGCGCGGATGTGCTGGAGCGGGTGCCGTCCGCGGAGGGAGAGCCTGGAGGCTGGCGTTTGATCGAGGTCAAGTCTTCCACCAGGGTCAAAGACATCCATCTTGAAGATCTCGCGGTGCAAAGCGAGGTGATTCAAGGGGCGGGACTGACGCTGGTCTCAGTGGGCCTCATGCATATCAACACCTCGTATCTCTATCGCGAGGGGGCCGTCGATCTGACAGAACTGTTTGCGATCCAAGATCTATCCGAGGCTGTGGCGCAGCGCAGGGCTGAAGTGCCGGGGCGGTTGGCCGAGATGTCCAGCATGTTGCTTCAGGCGCAAGCTCCCGCCATCGAGCCGGACCGGCATTGCCATACTCCCTATGATTGCCCCTTCTGGGACCATTGCACCAAAGACAAGCCGGATCGGTGGATTCATTACTTGCCTGGCGCGAAACAGATCGTCGGTCAGTTGACCGAGCAGGGAGTAACGACGATTGACGAGATCCCGGCTGGCACGAAGCTCTCGCCGGTGCAGCGCCGTGTGAAGGAGAATGTCGAGTGGACCTCCGCGAAGCTCGGCGCGATGTTGAAGGCCGTCCAGTATCCGGTGCATCACCTCGACTTTGAAACGGTCATGCTGGCTGTGCCACGATTTTCTGAGACGAGACCCTATCAGGCCCTTCCAGTTCAATGGTCGAATCATATTGAGCAGGTTACCGGTGAGCTGTCTCACGAGGAGTTTTTGCACAAGGATGTGGGAGATCCCAGGAGGGTGCTGGCTGAATCCTTACTGGAATCTCTGGGGGAGAAGGGGAGTATCTGTGTCTATTCGCCCTACGAGCGGTCCGTTCTGGAGCAGCTGGCTGTCGCGATTCCCTCATTGAAGCCGGCGTTGCAGCGCATCATTGCCAGGCTTTGGGATCTCTTTCCGATCATACGAGACCATTATTATCATCCAGATTTCGGCGGATCCTATTCCATCAAGTCGGTGTTGCCTGCCATGGTGCCCTCGCTCGCTTATGACGATTTGGCGATCAAAGAGGGAGGCCATGCAGCCAGTCAATATTACCGGATGGTCTTTGTCGAAACGGATTGGGTCGAGCGGGCTTCGATTGAAGAGGCCTTGTTGCGCTATTGCGAGCGGGATACCTTGGCGATGGTCGAGCTCAGGCGAGCGTTGCAGGGAAAAGCGCAGAAGCAGGAAGACTGA
- a CDS encoding MATE family efflux transporter, translating to MASRIAQIRKSVLTLALPVTVSSLLQRTEGIAAVFLVGGLGATSIAAVGLGQLLAFMSTTLVSGLSVGANVLIAQLWGARRTKDVGEAATHLLGLAALVSCALVILGLSLNRLTMELLGAEQDVIALALPYSNLIFLVIPCTIFLQVLSSMMQGTGDTKTPMYALIAVNLLYLTIAYPLVYGLWGFPAWGLTGAAVATGLAEGTGVLYLLWVNRKVFKKSLAIRRDLMRSTWQIGAPVSGERIFQQAGIIIYTKIVLLYGTVTYAAHQVGLSIESLSFLPGYGFAIAAATMVGQSIGAGKYVRAKLENWEANRLASIAMASMGVLFFFFPYILLRAFTHDEAVVELGTVFLRIVAVLQVPLALTMVLAGSLRGAGDTRFIMLATTIGMWGVRVPLAIIAGPWLALDVLYVWSAMIADWTVRMALLLWRYRSERWKAIRVFR from the coding sequence ATGGCATCCCGCATCGCCCAAATCAGAAAATCCGTCCTGACCCTTGCCCTGCCAGTTACGGTCAGTAGCCTACTCCAACGGACCGAAGGCATCGCCGCCGTCTTCCTCGTGGGCGGGCTTGGCGCGACCTCCATTGCCGCAGTCGGACTCGGCCAATTGCTGGCCTTCATGTCCACTACGCTCGTCTCCGGCTTGTCGGTGGGCGCCAACGTCCTTATCGCCCAACTCTGGGGAGCCCGCCGCACCAAAGACGTCGGAGAAGCAGCCACCCATCTCCTTGGATTGGCCGCCCTCGTCTCCTGCGCCCTCGTGATCCTCGGACTGTCCCTCAATCGTCTCACCATGGAACTCTTAGGCGCGGAGCAGGACGTCATCGCCTTGGCCCTGCCCTACTCGAACCTCATCTTCCTGGTCATTCCCTGCACCATTTTCCTTCAAGTGCTCTCCTCGATGATGCAAGGAACCGGCGACACCAAAACGCCGATGTATGCCTTGATCGCAGTGAATCTCCTCTACCTGACGATCGCCTATCCGCTGGTCTACGGGCTCTGGGGTTTCCCAGCCTGGGGCCTCACGGGAGCAGCTGTGGCCACAGGACTCGCAGAAGGAACCGGCGTCCTCTATCTCCTCTGGGTCAATCGAAAAGTCTTCAAGAAGTCGCTCGCGATACGCCGCGATCTCATGCGCTCCACCTGGCAGATCGGCGCACCGGTTTCCGGAGAACGGATCTTTCAACAAGCAGGCATCATCATTTACACCAAGATCGTTCTGCTCTACGGAACCGTGACCTACGCAGCCCATCAAGTCGGCCTCTCGATCGAGTCCCTCTCGTTCCTGCCTGGATATGGTTTTGCCATTGCGGCTGCCACGATGGTGGGACAGAGTATCGGCGCGGGAAAATATGTGCGGGCGAAACTCGAAAACTGGGAGGCGAACCGTCTGGCCAGCATCGCGATGGCCTCGATGGGCGTCTTGTTCTTCTTCTTTCCTTACATCCTGCTTCGCGCCTTTACCCATGACGAAGCGGTCGTCGAACTCGGGACCGTATTTCTGCGCATCGTCGCCGTGCTCCAAGTGCCACTCGCCCTCACCATGGTCCTGGCAGGGTCGCTGCGCGGAGCGGGCGACACCAGATTCATCATGCTGGCCACGACCATCGGCATGTGGGGAGTCCGCGTGCCCCTCGCCATCATCGCTGGCCCCTGGCTTGCGCTGGATGTGCTCTATGTCTGGAGCGCGATGATCGCGGATTGGACGGTCAGAATGGCGTTACTCTTGTGGCGTTACAGATCGGAGCGGTGGAAAGCGATTCGGGTCTTTAGATAA
- a CDS encoding type II toxin-antitoxin system RelE/ParE family toxin: MKLRFLLLAQRELDDAVAWYNEQAAGSGQEFLDELDRAARRAVAFPMSCPEIEPGLRRCLLARFPYGIIYGVDRETIIVVAVAHLHREPGYWMGRI; the protein is encoded by the coding sequence GTGAAGCTACGCTTTCTTCTCTTGGCCCAGCGGGAGCTCGATGACGCGGTGGCTTGGTACAACGAGCAGGCGGCAGGGTCAGGACAGGAGTTTCTTGACGAATTGGACCGGGCAGCTCGGCGGGCCGTGGCTTTCCCGATGTCGTGCCCTGAGATAGAGCCTGGCCTGCGTCGTTGCCTGTTGGCCCGTTTTCCATACGGGATAATTTACGGTGTCGATCGAGAAACGATCATTGTCGTAGCCGTGGCGCACCTACATCGTGAGCCTGGTTATTGGATGGGGCGTATTTAA
- a CDS encoding addiction module protein, giving the protein MAKIVDRLAAEIHGLPDVEKLQLVDTILADMDRPDPEIDRVWAEEARKRWAAYKTGQAPTVPYETVMAKHRRS; this is encoded by the coding sequence ATGGCCAAGATAGTGGACAGGCTCGCGGCGGAGATTCATGGTCTGCCAGATGTAGAGAAGTTGCAGTTGGTGGATACAATCCTGGCCGATATGGACAGGCCGGACCCGGAGATCGACCGGGTATGGGCGGAGGAGGCGCGCAAGCGCTGGGCGGCTTATAAAACAGGCCAGGCTCCAACGGTGCCTTATGAAACCGTTATGGCCAAGCATCGCCGATCGTGA